The Verrucomicrobium spinosum DSM 4136 = JCM 18804 DNA segment CGCTGTCTCCAGAGGGGCTCTCCTCCCACATCGCCCCCCAGCGCATCGAGCTCGCCAACTTGCGTGTGCCTTCGCCGTATGAACCGCTGCGCCCGGTGGCGGAGCTGGACAGTGTGTTCCTCAGTTTCACCCTGGGCGGGCTCATGCGGAAGGAGATCGACAAGGTGGAGATCGTGAGCCCCACGCTCTATGTGGGTGAGGACCTCTTCTGGTATGTGGACTACTACCGCAAGTACGTGATGGAAGGGGCCAAGCCGGGCATGCCAGTGCCCATGGTGGTGGCGGCCGGGGATGACCCTGCCTTCGTCCAGGATGTGGCCGCTGCGGTGGTGGCGGCAGAGCCTCCTACAAGCCAGGCAGCCTGGAGTGTGAACACACTGCAGGTGCACAGCGGAAAACTCATCGTAGCCCCCAAGGGCAAGCCCCTCAAAGGGTTCCGCGATCCCTTCCCCTTCAACATCAACACCCAGGTGACCCGCGGCACCCTCCAGGCGGATCTGGACATCCCGGAGGACACCTATGAGATCCCCGACCTCAACCTCCAGCTTGTGAACATGAAGGGGCAGGTCAAGTTCAACCTGCCCATCAAACAGCGGGACAACAACCTCGTGGAAACCTTCGAGGTGGACAGCATCCGCTGGAAGGGGCTGCGCACGGGCAAGGCGTTCCTGAGCGTGACTTATGACTCTGCCGGGATCTATGCGCAGTTTGGTGCCGAGGCTTATGATGGCTATGTGAACGGGCAGGCGAACGTGTACCTGGATGACAGTTTCCACTGGGACGGCTGGATCGGTGGCAAGAACGTCACCACGCACGAGCTTACCGAGGTGCTCTGCCCCGGCTACTTCATCCTGGATGGCCGGGTGGAGGCCACGCTGGTGGCCCAGGGCAGCAAGGACGAGCTGTACCAGGCGGATGGTTCTTTCAAAAACCACTCCCCGGGCAAGTTCACCATCAAGGCGCTCAACGGCCTGATCAACGATCTGCCCAAGGAATGGGGCGACATCCAGCGGAAGCTCACCCAAATCGGACTGGAAACCCTGCGCGACTTCGAGTATGACCACGCCGAGGCGAACTGCCGCTTTTACGGACGCGAAGGAAATGGCATGCTGCATTTCAAAGGCCCGAACGGCTCCCGCAAATTCGAGATCAATGTCTATGACCACCGCTGGACCACGGACAAACCTGCCGCCACTGTCACCTCAGGCGAATGAGGCGGGCCTCCGGTGCCGTGCTCTGCTGCCGCTGCGCATGGGACTGCTGGCTGCCGCAAGCCTCACGTCCTGTAGCAACTTCAAGGTGGATGTGAACTCGCCCGAGCCCATCAAGGTGGACGTGAGCATGCGGCTGGACGTGTACCAGTACAAAGGCGACGAACCCGGCAAGCCAGACGCCGCCCTGGTGAGCTATGAGGAAGCCGTGGAACGCCAGCGCAACCGCATGGCTGAAATCCAGCGGCTCAAGGACAACCGCTTTGTAGCCGAGGATCACCGGGGGATGCTGCATCTGCGCCAAAAGCCCGCCGGTGACTGGGGCGAGTACGTGGAGCGCACGGTGAATGCGGAAAACGAAGACCGCACCCTGCTCATGCGGAAGGTGGCCAAGGACTCCAACAAACCCCTGCATGAAGTGCAGGCTGAGCAGTGGAAACTCCGCACCGACAAAGCCTACCAGGGCGAGTGGATCGAGGTGCCAGGCGACAAGCCCAACTCCTTCAAGTGGATCCAGTCCGACGGTCCCCGAGTGAAGAAAACCGCCTCCGCTCCCGGGACCGTTCCCGATGCCGGCACCCCTGCGCCAACCGCCGACGCGAAACCTACGGAAACGGGTGGTGCGACGGGGGCGGAATGAGGGTTTCGATTGAACCACAGAGGCACAGAGAACACAGAGGAATGGCTTTTTAGACAGAATTAACGGAATTAACAAAATTGGATCCTGAGTTCAGTTCCTCCATTCAGAAGCTGAACCCTAATTCCGTAAATTCTGTTAATTCTGTCTAAACCTCAGTTTCAGTCTCTGTGTTCTCTGCGCCTCTGTGGTTAAACTGAATTCCCTCAATTTCTTGGCACATCCACAGGTGGCCATTTGGGGCCGATGTTCACCTTGTCGCCAAGCTCCCTCGGCTTGGTGTTGAGCACCTCCACGTCCAGTACGGCCATGACGCGGGCACCGATCTCGCGCAGGTACATCTTGAACATCCACTGGGGATCCGCGTCTTCCGCATTGAAGGCCACGCTGTCGGGCAGGCCAAAGCGGCGGGCCATGTAGAGGGCTCGCTCGTTGTGAAAATTCTGGGAGATGATCGTCATGTCCCGCTGGCCAAAGATCTGCCGGGCGCGCACCACGCTGTCGAGCGTGCGGAAACCCGAGTAATCGCAGTAGATGCGATCTGCGGGAATACCTTTGGCGATGAGGGCATCCTTCATGTCTTGCGGCTCATTCTGGCCGTCCCGGTTGTTGTCGCCGCTCACCAGGAGGAACTGCACCTTGCCCGCCTCCAGGAGTTTGGCTGCGGCATCCACCCGGGCATTGAAGAAGGCGTTGTCATGCGGGCCCACTTTCTTCACGCACCCCAGAACCAGCCCCACGTAGCGCACAGGGATGTCATCCACCGAGCGATACACCTGCTTGTGCGAAAGCGCCCAGACGATGCCGTAGCAACCCCCGACGATGAGCAGTGCGTGCACGCTCAGGATCATGAGCCGCGCCAGCCAGCGTCGGATAAAGGCGTCAACCCACGCGATCTCCCTCCTCAGGCGTTCGCCAAAGGTGGGCTGGTGGATCCCAGGGTGGCCGACATGAGAGTGGGCGGCGGCTTCGTCCTCGTCTTGACGCATCGGCTAGCATCCTGCCTTATGCGGGCATTGATTCAACGGGTTTCGGAAGCGAGTGTGACCATCGAAGGCACGGTGACAGCCAGGATCGGCACAGGGTACCTCGTGCTGCTGGGCGTCGAGGACGAGGATCACGCCGAAGACGCCATCTGGCTGGCCACCAAGATCTCCAAGATGCGCCTCTTCTCCGATGCCGAGGGCAAAATGAACGCCGCCCTCGATGAAGTAGGCGGTGATGTGCTGGTGGTGAGCCAGTTCACCCTCCACGCCGCCACCAAGAAAGGCAACCGTCCCAGCTACATCCGCGCCGCCCGACCCGAAAAGGCCATCCCTCTCTACGAACGTTTTGTCCACGAGCTGGAAACTGCCACCGGTAAAAAAGTCCCCACCGGCGTCTTCGGGGCGGACATGAAGGTGGCGTTGGTGAATGATGGGCCCGTGACGATTTGGATGGATTCGAAGCTCAAAGAATAGACGCCAGACTGCCAGACCTCAGACCCCAGACCTGAGGTTTAGCTCCCGGTCTGCGCCAGCGTAGCGCCGATTGGCAATTGGAAGGGATCATTGATCACCCCTGACCACCCCTGTGCGCAGTGCCCGCATGGACTTCAGATCGCCAAAGTCGGCCTCCTTCATAGGGCGAGCCCCAGACTTCCGATCCGACTGGAAGCGGTCTCGATGGGATTGAAAATACTCTTCCACAAAGGCTTCACTGCCCACGACTACGCCACGTGAGAAATACCGCACCTGATGGCGCAGACCCTCTTGAAGAGAGAGCTTGGGCTGAGTCTGCCTGCCTCTCCGTTTTGGACTTTCTTCCCCACCTTCGGTGACGGGTGCTTTGGCTGCCTTCTTTGACTGGTTGAGTGTGCGTTTCTTTGCCTGGCCTGATGACGGTTCTGGCTCGTCCGGCACCAGAAGCGGGTCGTATGCGTGGAGAATTTTTGCAGCCGAGGGCAGCCGCGATCCACCATCGACCGTTTGCAACCCTGTCACTTTCGCGAGAGCTGACAGGGCCTTCCGGTTCCCCGACCCGGCCTCCGCATAGTTGCACCAAGTGTAGTCCGCGGGATCGTTCACAAGTCCGGCTCGGACGGGGTTGAGATCCAAGTAGGCGGACAGTACTGAGAGGGCCTGCGCTTTGTCCTCCACAAGCACGCTCGCAAACCGCTCCTCCCAAAGCGTGCCGCGTCGGCCATTGCGCTTGTTGAACCAGAGGCTGAACCGCTGTTTGAGTTCTTTCATGAACTGACTGACATCCCACATGCGACCCAGGTATTTTTCTTTGAGTTCATCCGCCTGCCTGCCCCCCTTCCTGGACTGGCTGCGGAGTGCCGCCAGTTGTTTCGCGAGATCCTCGACATAAGGCTTCGCGTAAATCAGACGCAGTTGTTTGATAAGCCATTCATCGGTGAAGTCCCGGGCTTCCGCTCCAACCGGCCTGCTTTTGACCTCCACAAGCACATGAAAGTGGTCCGTCATCACCACGTAAGACAGGATCCGGACCTGGCAGAAGGTCTCATAGGCCCGCATCAACCTGACGAATTCGTCCTTTGCCTCATCGTCCAGCACACGCTGACGCCCCACCACCCGCGAGACGCAATGGTAGCAGGCTGATCCGGTGGCAGTGTCGGCGTAGAAGCGTGGAGAAGCCATGAACGAAAGTGTCCCAACCATCACAAAGAGCAAGCCTAATGGCACCTGCCGAAGTCACCACCGGGCTCACGAAGCTCGCTCGACCAAACATGATGACCCTGGATGGGAAGTTGATCCGCAAAGTGGCCAGTCCCAGCAGCCGTTTCTGAACCAGCGCTGGTCGGGTATGGATTGAAAGAGGACCTCGGGTGAGGTCCTAAAGTCGCGGGAGACAAGCAGGGATCTGTCACCGGCGGGGATGCTTGATGGCTTCGACGTCGTTGGAATGGGGGGGGGGGAATTCGCAGGAGAGCCCCTCCGGCGATACGAGCATACCGGCATAGCAACACCCAAAAAGGATCATGAACCAACCATCGCCACACATCGAACATGCATGCCAAATTCCCGTGGCGAATTGCGCCGCCTAAGCTAGACATGAGGAATGTCCGAACCTCATCGGTACCAGCATTCAGTCAGTTCGAGTGCTGCCGTGGAGCAGGAGCTCGAGGCTATTGACGCTACTTTCAAGCGGGTGTCGAAGACCAAGGCAAAGGCCAGAGCTTTCCTCACACGAGCTGGCATTCTCAATAAAAATGGCAAGCAGGCAAAGGCGTACCGCTAGATCGAGCCATGCCTTGGAGTCGATACGAGTTGGGCATCCGACAGCTCGATCACATCCAGATTTGCGTAAGGCATCCCGGCTCCGTTGTCGGTTGCTTTCTGCCACGAACGATAAGTTAAGAGCAGCCTCCAGCACTTGATGGGGTCAACCGACTACGAAATGGCCCGGCACTCTCCCCCCTTGCACCGCCCCTCCCCCGGCGTTATAGCCATGCCCCGGTTTGCGGGAGTTTTTCGCTCTGTGGACCGGTGTGCCGCCCATGCCTGACGATTCCTCCCAGCCCTCTGTCCCGCCGATAGATCCCCAGCCGGCTGCGCCTCCGGCGCGGAAGCGGCTGGCGTACCTCTACAGCCGGTACCCGTATTTCTCCCAGACGTTCTGCGACACGGAGATGCTGGCGCTCCAGGCGCGGGGTTGGGACCTGGTGGTGGGGTCGATCTATCCGCCGGAGGACAGTTTCCGGCATCAGCGGCTGGATGGGCTGGCGGCACCGGTGCTCTACGCCCCCCCTCCGCCGGCGCTGGCGGCGCTGGAAAAGGCGGCGCGGGCTGATGGACGGTGGCCGGAGGCGATGGTAGCCCGGCATGAGAAGGCCTACGGAGCCAGCTACCAGCCGAAGGTGAGGGCGCGCAATGCGCTGTATTTTGCCGAGCAGTTCAAGCGCTTCGGCGTGGAACATGTGCACGTGCACTTCGCCAATCGGGCGACGCATACGGCCCTGTTCCTAAAGGAGCTGACCGGCCTGCCGTTCTCCTTCACGACCCACGGCCAGGATTTCATGGTGGACCTGGGCAGCGACGCGCTGCTCAAGGAGATGTGTGACGCGGCGGCGTTCATCGTCTCCGTCTGCGACTACTCCCGCGATCTCCTGGCGCAGAAGTGCCCGGAGGCGGCCTCCAAGATGGTGCGCATCTATAACGGCATGGAGCCGGGCGACTTCCCCGGAGCGCGTCCGCCGGTGATGAACCGGCCCCCCGGCCCCACCCGGCTGCTGAGCATTGGGCGGCTGATCGAATTCAAGGGCTTCCACCGGCTCATCGAAGCGGTGGGCATGGCCAAACAGAAGGGTGCGGATCTCAGCCTCCGGATCGTGGGCGAGGGCCCCTGGCGGGATCAGTTGCAGGGCCAGATCGACAGTCTGGGCTTGAACCATGCCATCACCCTTGTGGGCCGCCGCAGCCTGGAAGAAGTAGCGGGCGAGTTCGCCGAGGCGGAAGCCTTTGCCCTGGCCTGTGTGGTGGACAGCAAGGGAGCCAGCGACCTGCTGCCCACGGTGATCACGGAGGCCATGCTAAACGCCCTGCCGGTGATCAGCACCACGGTGGCCGGCGTGCCCGAAATGATCGAGCATGGCAGGACGGGCTACATCGTCGCCCCCAACGACGTGGAGGCCTTTGCTGCGGCGCTGGTCAGGATCTCCAGCTACCCTGCCCACGCCCTGGCTATGGGAGACTCGGGTCGGCGACTGGCCTCAGACCGCTTTGCGGTGGCCAATACGATCGCGCAATTGACAGCGAAATTCTCCGAAGCCGGGACCACCCAACCCGCCCCTGCGGCGCAGGTGGTGAATCCTGTGGTATGGGGCTTTTACGATCTGGCCCTGCCCGACCGTCTGAAGTGGCTGGAGCGGGAACAAGCCCCCTTGAGCGAACTGGATGGCCGGGTGGTGGCAGCCGGGGGCCGTGCCGATGAAAAGGCCCTCCAGACGCTGGGCAAAACCGTGTGGGATCTGGAATGGCTGCCGGATGGCATTGTGCTGGAATCTGAATGGCGCATGCGGGCCCCCTGGCGGGCACAACTGGAAGCGCTGCGCACGGATCTGGCCACCTCGGTGGATGGTGAAGTGTTTTTGCGCGCGGCACGTCGCGCGGTCTGGCTGGCGGTGCGGATCAGCCGGAGCCAGGAGCCGCCCCGGCTTCTCTATGGACCGGGGGGCGAGGAAGCCCTGACGG contains these protein-coding regions:
- a CDS encoding transposase, which codes for MASPRFYADTATGSACYHCVSRVVGRQRVLDDEAKDEFVRLMRAYETFCQVRILSYVVMTDHFHVLVEVKSRPVGAEARDFTDEWLIKQLRLIYAKPYVEDLAKQLAALRSQSRKGGRQADELKEKYLGRMWDVSQFMKELKQRFSLWFNKRNGRRGTLWEERFASVLVEDKAQALSVLSAYLDLNPVRAGLVNDPADYTWCNYAEAGSGNRKALSALAKVTGLQTVDGGSRLPSAAKILHAYDPLLVPDEPEPSSGQAKKRTLNQSKKAAKAPVTEGGEESPKRRGRQTQPKLSLQEGLRHQVRYFSRGVVVGSEAFVEEYFQSHRDRFQSDRKSGARPMKEADFGDLKSMRALRTGVVRGDQ
- a CDS encoding DUF1318 domain-containing protein, coding for MTTAGPRTNLPPLSPQANEAGLRCRALLPLRMGLLAAASLTSCSNFKVDVNSPEPIKVDVSMRLDVYQYKGDEPGKPDAALVSYEEAVERQRNRMAEIQRLKDNRFVAEDHRGMLHLRQKPAGDWGEYVERTVNAENEDRTLLMRKVAKDSNKPLHEVQAEQWKLRTDKAYQGEWIEVPGDKPNSFKWIQSDGPRVKKTASAPGTVPDAGTPAPTADAKPTETGGATGAE
- the dtd gene encoding D-aminoacyl-tRNA deacylase, which gives rise to MRALIQRVSEASVTIEGTVTARIGTGYLVLLGVEDEDHAEDAIWLATKISKMRLFSDAEGKMNAALDEVGGDVLVVSQFTLHAATKKGNRPSYIRAARPEKAIPLYERFVHELETATGKKVPTGVFGADMKVALVNDGPVTIWMDSKLKE
- a CDS encoding SanA/YdcF family protein — its product is MRQDEDEAAAHSHVGHPGIHQPTFGERLRREIAWVDAFIRRWLARLMILSVHALLIVGGCYGIVWALSHKQVYRSVDDIPVRYVGLVLGCVKKVGPHDNAFFNARVDAAAKLLEAGKVQFLLVSGDNNRDGQNEPQDMKDALIAKGIPADRIYCDYSGFRTLDSVVRARQIFGQRDMTIISQNFHNERALYMARRFGLPDSVAFNAEDADPQWMFKMYLREIGARVMAVLDVEVLNTKPRELGDKVNIGPKWPPVDVPRN
- a CDS encoding glycosyltransferase family 4 protein, which codes for MPDDSSQPSVPPIDPQPAAPPARKRLAYLYSRYPYFSQTFCDTEMLALQARGWDLVVGSIYPPEDSFRHQRLDGLAAPVLYAPPPPALAALEKAARADGRWPEAMVARHEKAYGASYQPKVRARNALYFAEQFKRFGVEHVHVHFANRATHTALFLKELTGLPFSFTTHGQDFMVDLGSDALLKEMCDAAAFIVSVCDYSRDLLAQKCPEAASKMVRIYNGMEPGDFPGARPPVMNRPPGPTRLLSIGRLIEFKGFHRLIEAVGMAKQKGADLSLRIVGEGPWRDQLQGQIDSLGLNHAITLVGRRSLEEVAGEFAEAEAFALACVVDSKGASDLLPTVITEAMLNALPVISTTVAGVPEMIEHGRTGYIVAPNDVEAFAAALVRISSYPAHALAMGDSGRRLASDRFAVANTIAQLTAKFSEAGTTQPAPAAQVVNPVVWGFYDLALPDRLKWLEREQAPLSELDGRVVAAGGRADEKALQTLGKTVWDLEWLPDGIVLESEWRMRAPWRAQLEALRTDLATSVDGEVFLRAARRAVWLAVRISRSQEPPRLLYGPGGEEALTVWLASRLTGVPCAAAFEEGTRWSTQILRRMAGEAQSVSDASGKVEGSRDVIGHALESQNADAKPANGKSSNDNEKTSGRTFINWLQRIRVTPKATSDLAAQGTPPAPVPAAKTALETDSDSVSTDA